Within Tamandua tetradactyla isolate mTamTet1 chromosome 10, mTamTet1.pri, whole genome shotgun sequence, the genomic segment TCAGAGAGGATGAGTTactgacctctcaactctgaatttcattcctacTGCAAAAAGAAGAGCATTTCCCTGACAACCAGTAATTTCTCACAGAAGTGGAAAAGCAGGATAaaagtttatgaaaaaaatagacaCAGGGAATTTTAATTCTATCTGTAATTCTTATTTCTTACAAAAAAGGCAGAAgctattttttcaaaatgttaaggCTTCACAAGGTTGGATGGTAGATACACCAaaatttgttatattattttatacacTCTTCTGCATGCCTGAAATATTTCATACTTTTTGTTAAGAACTCAAAGGCCAGGAGAGAATCTTGAATCATGTCGGGCTCTCACCTCTCCTCCACCTGGGCTCTAGGTCTGGCATAACCTATTTATaagctggaacccagaggagTGTGAAGGCATCACAAAGATCAGTGTGGAAAACATGAATCTGTGGCTCCCGATATTTTCATTGCTGAATTgtaggtatcagtggctggggaAAGCCAGAGGGAAGCCCCATCTCCTAGAATCAGTCGAGTTTACATTCTACTGTTGGAGTCACTATACAAGTGGTCAGAGACGGCTGAGAAATGACTCGACAggtaagaagaaaaaacattgcACCAGCCTCCCACCTCATCTCTCTCACAGCATGGATATGGATAAGACCCCAAAAGGCCTCAAAGCATATGTAAGTAATGAAGGTTGCATCACGCATAAGAAACTAATGAAGGTTGCAGCATCTGTAACCTGGACGTCTTCTACTTCCCCTTTGACCAGCAGAACTATACACTCACCTTCAGTCATTCCTCTACACAGGTAAGTTGCAGTGGCATCTAGGAATAGGGTAAATGAAAGcaatcaaaaaaagaaaggaaaataaaatataaagaaactatGAGTAAATGATGGACAAAGGGTGTGGGTGGAACAAAGAATAAAGCTCAATGGATGCTTAAACATGTTCCATGAAGACAGAACCCAAATCTGTCTTGCTCATTACTCTCCTGACCTTCTAGCAAAGTCCTGGCATGCGAGaggcagtcaataaatatttgttgaaaaaaaggatgaaaaagaagaGAGCAGTTGAACCGCCAAGAAACTGTATCCTTAGAAAATAGTTTGGACGATCCTCCCTTTCAGTGGATAACATGTTGCTGGGGATGGAGAAAGAAGTGTGGGAAATAGCAGGCACATCCTGGGATGTCATTCTTACCCATGGAGATCGGGAGCTCCTGAGCATCAACAAGGCCACCCCAAAGATGTCCCTGGTCACCAACCTGTTTGATCAGAACATGTTTTATGTGAGCTCAGAGACCCTTGcttattccttctttccttgcttCTATCCTTGCCTAGGAATCCCCACCAAATAAGTATCTTCTAAATCCTAAGGTTTCTCAGTCAGAATCCTCTCTGATATCAGACATTGTCTCCTGGCTGCCCAGTCTCACTCTCCTTCCTGAAGCTCATGGCCCTGGCCTAAACTATTTCTCAGCAGGTTTTTTTTCATCTAATTATGAAGCAGCATCTGACACAGGTTCAGATCCCCGGGTAGAATCAGACAATGAGAAAGGCAGAGACAAAGTCACTGCTCCTCCTGGCAGCCTCAGAATCCCATATCCagttccctccctctcttccccacCAGGTGGCCATCAGGCGCAGGCCCAGCCTCTACACAATAAACCTCCTGGTGCCCAGGGGCTTTCTGGTTGCCACCGATGCCTTCAGCTTCTACCTGGCAGCAGAAAGTGGGAATCGTGCCCCATTCAAGATAACGCTTCTGCTGGGCTACAACATCTTCCTGCTCATGATGAATGACTTACTACCCACCAGTGGCACCCCCCTCATTGGTATGGCTCCCCCAACCtttgaaagagaaagatgggAAGGGCATACTGAACTGGCCTGGGAAGGAagataaaatgggaaaaggaggTTCTATGTGTGCCAGGGTGGGattagaagagaaaaggagacctCAGCAGTGTCTCTGTAACCCTACAGACCTGCCTTCCCTCCAGGTGTCTACTTCACCCTGTGCCTGTCCCTGAGGGTGGTCAGCCTGCTGGGCGTCTTCATCACCTACCTGCTGCACCTGGCCACCACCCAGCCCCCACCTATGCCTCAGTGGCTCCACTCCCTCCTGCGGCACTGCACCCACCCAAGGAAATGCTGCCCTACTGCACCTGAGAAGGGAAACAAAGACCTGGGTCTCGCCCCTTCCCACCTGCCTGGTAAGGGAAGTCAGCACGGCCCATGGCCCCTCCTCTATACCTCCACTTCTCTGCTCCATCCTCCTTCCCTGTCACCCTCCCTCTCCAGGGAGACCTTCACAGTCCATAGCTGAGTCTCTGTCCTCTCCACAGGCCTGAAGAAGCCGGTGGAGTTGGTGGGGAAGGTGCCAGGTACCGGAGAGGCCGAGATAAATGGACACCCTGGAACAACATGGGTCCAGCAGGAGAACGATGCCCAGAAGCAGCACTTGGTTGGCCTGTGGGTGCGGTTCAGCCGCATCATGGACGCACTGCTCTTCTACCTCTACCTGTTCTTCCTGGGGTCCTCCATCGTGCTGGTCATTGTCCACTGGAACACCTAGACATGATGTCCATCTGCTTCGGCTcagtttcttttggcctccagtggCCAGTCAAGTCTTTGCTCCTTCTTGAGCACCAATTGTCATAGCCCCTAGGATTACCAAGGTCCTTATTGCATGCTGTGTATTCAATCCGGCTCTGCTAATCAGTCTCAACCCAATTGCAGactatttttctcttattctgcATTATTTCGGCATCCCTCGGCCCTTCCATGCTGTTCTAGGTCCCCCTTATGCCTTCTGCAAAGTCGGAATGGAAGCCCACTGACTTGCCTCAATAAACAGTTTGCCAAAACCTCTGGATCTGTGCCATGTCATGTGGTAGAAACTTAATTAGCCAGAACCTAATAGTTTCAAAGTATCACTTGTGCAACTCTTCTGCTGCGGCAAGGCTTTGATGTCATAAGGGACAGTCCTCTCACTCTCAAATCCTATGTGACAGCTGTCCTGATGGagaagttttatttctcttgggtgttTTCAAAGGCATATTTTGTACTAGCAgacccttttatttttattgtggcaacaCATATACAACGTATTTctcattttagcttttttttttttacatgggcaggcaccgggaagcgaacccgagtccaggtccttgggcatggcaggcaagcactctaacctgctgagccaccgtgacctgccctcaTTTTAGCTTTTTGATTAGTAgattctttgattcatttttttcattttcccgtACTGATTTCATGATAATAATACTCTCCTAatatgttttgctttattttttctctttttcttatattcTAAGTTGAATTATCAAAGTATTCTCAGTCTTTCTGTAAATTTTACTGAGAGTGCTTTACCTATATCCCACAGGTTTTCTAATGAAGTTTTCTCCTCTTTATTACTTACTAGATAATCCAtaacttcagtttttatttcctttttgatctaaAGGCTATTTAGGAGAGTGTTTCTTAGTATCTATGAAGAAGGGGTTTTGTTACCATTagcttttcatgtttatttccagtttcttggtttatgatcagagaacatagcctatgaaataattttttgggGGAATTTATAAAGCTTTCATTCCGACTGatacatgatttattttttaagttcaattttattaatatattcacatgccatacaatccatccaaagtatacaatcagtggttcacagtatcatcacgtagttgtgcattcacaCAGTGGGTGTTTTAATTGTCTCAGGACATAAAAAGTACATATTCTCtcaatatatctatatctattaaATAGATCTTGTTGATTCTATCCTATATCCTAGCCTATTTTTAGTCTAtttgagatgccacttcacacacTCACAAGGATGGTTATAATGAAAAAGTTGGATTGGGGgcacggatggttcagtggtagaatgctcacctttcatgtgggagacccagaccATGCATTCAAAAATAAGATAGACAGTAACAAGTGCTGGTGAAgttgtggaaaaattggaactctCACACATTaatggtaggaatataaaatgggtgtagcttctttggaaaagtttgacagTCCTCAGAATATTAAACAAACATttgccatatgtgctggtttgaaactgttatgttgcGAAAGCtaacaaccatcttcaagaaacatggctactggaacacagctccacagttttaggcacttccctctagccactctaatacaccataaacttaaaaagggatctctgtttaatgtgtaagaataatcttcacaataacctctcaactctgtttgaaatctctcagccactgacactttactttgtctcatttctctcttcccccttttagttgagaaggctttctcaatcccttgatgctgagtcccagctcattccaggatttctgtcccatgttgcaccccttggagtcatgttccatgtagagcgGGAATTACATGTTCCATGTAATTCGCttgccattggcctttcctgattcaaggtatttttttctggatgccttagttaggacatttttatgccttagaaatgtaaatttgtaacttaataaatcccctttataaaagctaacccatttctagtatattgaattccagcccattagcaaactaaaacaccatattactcagcaattccactcctaagtatatacaccaattaaataaaaatgtatgtccACATAAAGacttttttatcactttttctgttgtataatataacatgtatacagagcacaaaaaagaaaaaagcaataattttcaaagcattcctcAACTACTAGTTACAGGACGGATCTCAGACTTTATCATGGTCTACTAAActatcatctcagagttttccttctagctgctccagaatatagggggctagaaggaaaattttttttatcatcacaatagacatttttttgtgtgtgtgaaaaatagcatatatacaaaaaagcaataaatttcaaagcacagcacaacaattagttgtagaatatgcTTCCGattttggtatgagttacaattccacaattctaggtttttacttctagctgctctaagatactggagactaaaataccaatacaatgattcagcaatcatatttgtttgttaagccctaccttctctgcataattccaccatcgcctttgatctttctcccactctttaggggtatttgggctatggccattctaactttttcatgttggaaggggctgtcagtaataaagAGTAGcgagatggaactagttaatattctggagaggctgggccctctaggtttcagggtttacataaagatttttatatgaattttcacaaaacactacatattgtgtgattctacttatattaaatgtccagaataggcactTATTCAGAGTCAGAAAATAAATGAGTAGCTACCTAGGACTGGCAGTGGCAGAGGATAGCAGAGGGGGGTGGAAGGCAAGGAGAATGAGGCGTTACTGCTAATAGGCACAAGATTCCtttttgaaatgatgaaaattttctaaactcAGATGATggtaatagttaaaaaaaaaaactctgtaaatacacaaaaatactaaattgtacactttaatagGTGAACTATATGGTAgttgaattatatcttaataaaaaactGTTTTTATAAAGCTAAATTGAAGGCTGAGtttacccctgctccaaggaacaactggagaagtgacagaaaacaaCTCGGACAGAAATTCCAGGGTACGAATGACAGGATATTCTACACTGTACAGTCCTGGTTGAAAATATCCTCAGAATTGGGATATAGAAAATGGGCCCTTGGGTGGGCAGTTTTCAGCACACACTGAGACCAAGGGGGCTGTCTGGAACTGCACTGGATCTCCATCCAGCTCACCCTGCTGCTGCAGTCAGGGAAAGGCAGGCCTGAGACAAACAGAGGGCCCAAGAGTGCCATCTTCTGGtaagaaatggaaagtgcagCCTAGCACACAATCTATATGTCTAGTttcaaacagatcctcaagtGGAGTTGCAGCCCCTGCATGTGGTcagggccttggtttggcagagaATTACTGATGAACCAACTGCAAAAAGAGAACATAAATGCAaaaccaagcaaaacaaaactttagatgactgAGGGgaataaactttcaaaataactctATCAAGATAACCAAAtacctcaaagccaacagaaaatcacaaagcatatgaagatacagGCAGATAGGACCCAGCCAAATgcccaaactaaaacaccagaaaaGGCACAGATTTTGGAATAACaagtcaaagatgttcatataaatctaaataattcaatgggatggctaatgacataagggatatcaggaagacactagaacagcataaagaagaatttgaaagaataagtataaaatagcagatatcacagagataaagatactgtagaccaaattaaaaacatactagagtaTAGCAGGATGGAGAGCAAGGAGATGCCCcagtccccttcccctcccctggcCACCCTCTCTCTGAAGCTAGCCCATAACTACATGATCCTGGAAATTCCAGTGCCACTGCTCTGTGGGATAGACAGTAATGGCAGAGGCTACAGCTCCCAGAACAATAGCCACAACATCAGGAGCAGGAGCAGCAGTGgcagcagtggcagtggcagcaGCCTCCCCAATCCCTATCTCTACTGTCACCTCCCTGTCcccaggggcaggaggagggggaggtggtAGCCACAGTAGTAGTGGCAGCTGGACTAAACAGGTCACCACAGATATTTATGCATGGGGTTTGTAAAGAAGGAGATAATTGTTGCTACTCACATGACCTCTCTGACAGTCAATATGATGTAGTGTGCAAGTATTTTCAGTGAGGGTACTGTACTTATGAAGACCACTCCAAATATGAACATAGCAAGCCATTGAAACAGGAAGAAGCAACTGCTGCAGCTCTAATTGCAAAATCATCTTCTGCTGCTTCCTCAAGTCTCTCATCAGTAGTTTGACCACTTGTTGAAATGAGTGAGGGTAAAGCTGAGTCATGAAAGACAAACTTTGCAACTATAGGAGCAGGAACAGAAGACTGGGTGAATGCCATTGAGTTTGTTCCTGGGCAACCCTACTGTGGCCGTACTTCCCCTTCCTGCACTGAAACACCCCTGCAGGGAGTGACCAAGGAAGAATCAGAGAAAGAGCAAATCACTGTGGAAACAAAGAAGCAGCTTTGCCCCTATGCTGCAGTGGGGAAGTGGATGATATGGGGAGAAgtgtttatctccatggagattcaTGTGAAATGTGTGGGCTGAATATATCCAATGGATACTGCCCAGAGATCACAACATATAAAATCTTGCAATGAGGTTCATGAGAAAGACATGGAGCTCTCACTTTCTGTAAGCACAGAAAGGACATGATTTGTGTGATCTGCATGGAGATTGTCTATAAGAAAGCCAAGAATGACAGATCACATCTAACTTTGTCATTCCAAGTGAGTACTgggtggaggagaaagaagagaagcagaaactctTTCAGAAATACAAGGAGGTAATGAGCAACAAGGCATGTGGCTATTTTGATGAAAGATATGGGAGCTGCCCATTTGGAGGGAACTTTTTTACAAGCATGCCTACACTGATGGCTGTAGAGAggatccacagagacagaaagtgggaACATCAAGCAGATACCAGCCTAATGAGGGAATCACTTCTGGGAGCTCACTGAGGAAAGAAAGAGCAGCAATCTCTTTAACAGCAATGAAGAAGAGGTTGTCACCTTTGAGTTGACATTGGCAAGATGTTGCTTTAGCTTTTGGCTGCATGTGGGAACAACAAATTGACAGACTCTGAAGATGAACGGGACTTGTTTCATGATGAACTGGAAGATTTTTGACCTGGATCTGTAGCATATTTCAATGGGCTATGAACTGGTCTGCTGAGCCTCAGAGAGTAGCTATTACCTATGGTAGTGTGGCAGGACCTGTGTTTCACTCCAAGACAGGCCTATCAATTCCAGGCACTGTTGTTATATTTTTCACCCAGGGCCTATCTTCTCAATCCCTCACCTttaggcaagaatacttgcctgctatgccagaggacccaggttcgattcctggtgcctgcccatgtaaaaaagaaaaaagaaaaacaagaaaagtccCTCACCtttccccaaggagtgtgctgttttctctgtttaaaaagttactaaaaataaattttaaagttagtTTTTTTGTAATATGAATTTTCCTGTCAGACACTTAGTGTAGGTTTGTTGTGCCATTTGGTTTCAATTGGATTTGTGCAGTTCTAGGATAGTATTAATGGACTCCCACACTGCTTTGAGGATCCCAGTTTCAAAAAAGTAAGAGCACTGGCCATGCTTTGGGGTGTGAGAATAGGGACAATGAGCAAAGGGATCTGAACTGGCAAGTAGACTTTGGCTACAGATATCAGAGGTGGATATTTAAGGTTCCTGGTGAAATCTGCACATCTGTGCTTTTGTATCTGTTCTATACTCTGTAATTCCCGCCACATGTATTTGTTCTGTGGGTTTGGTCTCTTATTTAATTGCACATGTGTAATATTACTGGGTAATCAGAATCAGGTGTGAAtgtgttgagattttttttactatgtttaacaggataggaaaattgtgaaagaaaagtttaaaagatatagtagcataaaataaatgcaattggagctgaagggatacagactgtgcaacaggactagatacaaaaactcaaaaatggacagcacaataatacctaattgtaatgtaattatgttaaaacactgaatgaagctgcatctgagctatagttttttgtttgtttgtttgtttgtgtcttttgttttttctttttcattttttatatatatatttttttattttttattattattatttttattttttctctatattaacattctatatctttttctgttgttttgctagttcttttcctaaatcgatgcaaatgtactaagaaatgatgatcatacatctatgtgatgatattaagaattactgattgcatatgtagaatggaacgatttctaaatgttgtgttaatttctttttttaattaataaaaataaatgcaaagttgAAAGTTAACTTCCAAGGGCTGATAGACTTGGCATGTGTGACCATGAATGTGTGATAAGCTTTTCATCCCTGCAGAGATGTCATATTCTTAGTCTTAGTGGGAAACTTGGTTGAGTGATTTCAGCATAGTGTGGAAGATAGATCTTAAAGGACAAAGCAATATACTGATATTGGTAGTTGTTTAGATAGCAGTGCTAGCTTCTTCTGTCTATTTAAATATAGAAATTGGGTTGGCCATAGAGGTTAAACTTCCTGATTATCCCATATATTAACAAAAACTGGTATCAGATACACAATTGTAtttaatg encodes:
- the LOC143647780 gene encoding LOW QUALITY PROTEIN: 5-hydroxytryptamine receptor 3E-like (The sequence of the model RefSeq protein was modified relative to this genomic sequence to represent the inferred CDS: inserted 3 bases in 3 codons), giving the protein MSAILDVDEQVQLLSSFLWLEMVWHNLFISWNPEECEGITKISVENMNLWXPDIFIAEFMDMDKTPKGLKAYVSNEGCITHKKLMKVXSICNLDVFYFPFDQQNYTLTFXSFLYTVDNMLLGMEKEVWEIAGTSWDVILTHGDRELLSINKATPKMSLVAIRRRPSLYTINLLVPRGFLVATDAFSFYLAAESGNRAPFKITLLLGYNIFLLMMNDLLPTSGTPLIGVYFTLCLSLRVVSLLGVFITYLLHLATTQPPPMPQWLHSLLRHCTHPRKCCPTAPEKGNKDLGLAPSHLPGLKKPVELVGKVPGTGEAEINGHPGTTWVQQENDAQKQHLVGLWVRFSRIMDALLFYLYLFFLGSSIVLVIVHWNT